One window of Mus caroli chromosome 11, CAROLI_EIJ_v1.1, whole genome shotgun sequence genomic DNA carries:
- the Nbr1 gene encoding next to BRCA1 gene 1 protein isoform X2 has protein sequence MEPQVTLNVTFKNETQSFLVSDPENTTWADVEAMVKVSFDLNTIQIKYLDEENEEISINSQGEYEEALKMANIKQGNQLQMQVHEGYHVVNEALPKNVVENQAAARTGKKPLAHYSSLVRVLGSDMKTTEEPMPEPCSSAPCDTDQPQDKPPDWFTSYLEMFREQVVKETVEKLEQRLQEKLVLQKPLLSSSPTEVSMPISEEALFLPENQFSWHIACSHCQKRIVGVRYQCSLCPSYNICEDCEAGPYAHDTNHVLLKLRRPVVISSEPFFYSKYSAPRLPAALEQVRLQKQVDKNFVKAEKQRLRAEKKQRKAEVKELKKQLKLHRKIHLWNSIHGLQSPKSPLGRPESLLQSNTLMLPLQPCAPVMPTLSAAFVDENLPDGTHLQPGTRFIKHWRMKNTGNVKWNTDTKLKFMWGNLTLASTEKKDVLVPCLKAGHVGVVSVEFIAPTLEGTYTSHWRLSHKGQQFGPRVWCSIIVDPFPSSESPDNVERDRISSSKADDFSCEQEEAFLLAEEEIPLGEVTKQTEGTGASASQKTRCAASERELYIPSVDLLTAQDLLSFELLDINIVQELERVPHNTPVDMTPCMSPLPHDSPLIEKPGLGQIQEESEGAGFKAPPDSTVSAKRKAETPASVEETEEDLSGTQFVCETVIRSLTLDAAPDHNPPCRQRSPQRELQLYSTEGQQPLVLPGFCRKDSSLKFALPEEGPRGDEREEIVHIVEEEVVEEEEEVQDEEVQSQSSASSEDYIIILPECFDTSRPLGDSMYSSALSQPGLERGAEGEPGIESGQEPTEARERLPERESQPQEQSISDILTTSQPLDTVPLVPEVAGLPAALSRSAPCGQCESSGVDSPGVDSPATMHEVPPVPDDIRGEPRGSTGLANSRQRSCDHSRHHNGSSIAGGLVKGALSVAASAYKALFSGPPVTAQPVVSEDQTAALMAHLFEMGFCDRQLNLRLLRKHNYNILQVVTELLQVNNNDWYSHRY, from the exons GTAAAAGTTTCATTTGATCTGAATACTATccaaataaaatacctggatgaGGAGAACGAGGAG ATATCCATCAATAGTCAAG GCGAATATGAAGAAGCACTTAAG ATGGCTAACATTAAGCAAGGAAATCAACTACAGATGCAAGTCCACGAAGGGTACCATGTTGTAAATGAAGCACTCCCCAAAAATGTAGTAGAAAACCAAGCAgctgccaggacagggaagaagcCACTTGCACATTATTCTTCACTGGTGAGAGTCTTGGGATCAGATATGAAGACCACAGAGGAGCCTATGCCAGAG CCATGTTCCTCTGCTCCTTGTGACACAGACCAGCCGCAAGACAAGCCCCCAGATTGGTTTACAAGCTACCTGGAGATG TTCAGAGAACAAGTGGTTAAGGAAACGGTGGAGAAACTTGAACAGAGGTTGCAGGAGAAGCTTGTGCTCCAGAAGCCACTCTTGAGTTCCTCCCCCACAGAAGTCTCAATGCCTATTTCAGAGGAAGCCCTGTTTTTGCCAGAGAACCAGTTCAGCTGGCATATTGCTTGTAGCCACTGCCAGAAGAGGATCGTTGGTGTGCGCTACCAGTGTAG CCTATGCCCGTCCTACAACATTTGTGAAGATTGTGAAGCTGGACCATACGCCCATGACACTAACCATGTTTTGTTAAAGCTGCGGAGACCTGTTGTGATATCCTCTGAGCCATTTTTTTACTCAAAGTATTCCGCTCCTCGTCTGCCTGCTGCTTTGGAACAAGTCAG GCTCCAAAAACAGGTGGACAAGAACTTTGTGAAAGCAGAAAAGCAAAGGTTGCGGGCTGAGAAGAAACAGCGGAAGGCAGAGGTCAAGGAGCTTAAAAAGCAGCttaaactccacaggaagattcATTTGTGGAATTCAATCCATGGACTTCAGAGTCCCAAGTCCCCTTTGGGCCGACCTGAGAGCTTGCTGCAGTCTAACACCCTGAT GCTTCCTTTGCAGCCCTGTGCCCCAGTTATGCCAACACTCAGCGCAGCATTTGTGGATGAGAATTTGCCTGATGGGactcatcttcagccaggaaccAGGTTTATTAAACACTGGAGGATGAAAAACACGGGGAATGTGAAGtggaacacagacacaaag CTCAAGTTCATGTGGGGAAACTTGACTCTGGCTTCTACAGAGAAGAAAGATGTTTTGGTTCCCTGCTTGAAGGCTGGCCACGTTGGGGTCGTGTCTGTGGAGTTCATCGCTCCAACCTTGGAGGGGACATACACTTCACACTGGCGTCTCTCTCACAAAGGCCAGCAGTTTGGGCCTCGGGTTTGGTGCAGTATCATAGTggatccttttccttcctctgagaGCCCTGATAATGTTGAAAGGGACAGGATTAGCTCAAGCAAAGCTGACGATTTCTCCTGTGAGCAAGAG GAAGCTTTTCTTCTAGCTGAAGAAGAGATTCCATTGGGTGAGGTGACAAAGCAGACAGAAGGGACAGGAGCCAGTGCCTCACAGAAGACAAGATGCGCTGCCAGTGAGAGGGAGCTGTACATTCCATCTGTGGACCTCCTGACTGCCCAG GACCTGCTGTCCTTTGAGCTGCTGGATATAAACATTGTCCAAGAATTGGAGAGAGTGCCACACAACACCCCTGTGG ATATGACTCCCTGCATGTCTCCTCTGCCACATGACAGTCCTTTAATAGAGAAGCCAGGCTTGGGGCAGATACAGGAAGAGAGTGAAGGGGCGGGATTTAAAGCACCTCCTG ATTCCACTGTATCAGCAAAGAGGAAAGCTGAGACCCCTGCTTCGGtcgaagaaacagaagaagaccTGAGTGGGACCCAATTTGTATGTGAGACTGTAATTCGATCCCTTACCTTGGATGCTGCTCCAGACCACAACCCTCCTTGCAGGCAGAGGTCCCCACAGA GGGAATTACAGCTGTATTCCACTGAGGGACAGCAGCCACTTGTGCTGCCTGGATTCTGCAGAAAGGATTCTTCCT TGAAATTTGCCTTGCCTGAAGAAGGACCGCGTGGAGATGAGAGGGAGGAGATTGTCCACATTGTTGAGGAAGAAGTcgttgaggaagaggaggaagtccAAGATGaagaagttcaaagtcagtcttcTGCTTCCTCTGAAGATTATATCATCATCCTTCCTGAGTGCTTTGATACCAGCCGCCCCCTGGGGGACTCCATGTACAGCTCTGCGCTCTCCCAGCCAGGCCTGGAGCGAGGGGCTGAAGGTGAACCTGGGATCGAGTCTGGGCAGGAACCAACTGAGGCTAGAGAGAGACTCCCAGAGAGGGAGAGCCAGCCACAGGAGCAGAGCATCAGCGACATCCTCACAACCTCACAGCCTCTGGACACGGTGCCTCTAGTCCCCGAGGTGGCAGGACTTCCAGCAGCATTGTCCAG GAGCGCCCCTTGTGGACAGTGTGAGTCATCAGGAGTGGATTCACCAGGAGTGGATTCACCAGCTACCATGCACGAAGTCCCCCCAGTCCCTGATGACATCAGAGGAG AGCCCAGAGGCTCAACAGGACTCGCAAACAGCAGACAGAGGAGCTGTGACCACTCAAG GCACCACAATGGGAGCAGCATTGCTGGAGGACTGGTGAAGGGGGCTTTGTCTGTTGCTGCCTCTGCGTACAAGGCCCTGTTTTCTGGGCCACCAGTCACTGCACAG CCCGTCGTTTCTGAAGATCAGACCGCAGCCCTGATGGCCCATCTCTTTGAAATGGGATTCTGCGACAGGCAGCTGAACCTAAGGCTGCTGAGAAAACACAATTACAATATCCTGCAGGTTGTGACAGAGCTCCTTCAAGTGAATAACAACGACTGGTACAGCCACCGCTATTGA